Genomic window (Streptomyces sp. SLBN-31):
GCGCCCTTCCGGTCACCCACCTCGCCTTCGACAGGTCCGCCACCGGAGAGCTGTTCTCCCGCTCCACCGTCACCACCGACACCGCCCGGCAGTGGGCCGGACAGCCGGGTGTCCGCAAGGCGGAACCCCTCGGCCAGCAGTTGGTCCACGCCCGGCTCGGCGGCGCGGGCGGCAAGCAGCTCGATCTCGCCGTGCTCGGCGTACGGCCGGGCGGGTTCCTCGCCCCCTCGCCCTTGTCCGGCAAGCCGCTCGGTGGGTCCGGCGACCCGAACGGCGTCCTCGTCAGCGAGGAGATCGTCAAGGAAGGCGTCAGGATCGGCGACCACCTGACCGCCGGCCAGGCCGGCACCGACCTGACCGTGATCGGCACGGTCGGCCGCGCCTCCTTCGGCCATGTCGGCATCGTCTACGCACCGCTGCCGCTGTGGCAGCGGCTCCACTACGGCCTGCCCGGCGCGCTCCCCGACGCCGCCGCCCACCAGGCCACCGCCGTCGCCCTGCAACTCGCCCCGGGCGCCGACACCACCGCGATCGACCACCGCCTCGGCACCCGGACCGTCGACAAGGCCGGCACCTACGCCGCGTCCCCCGGCTACACCGCCGAATCCA
Coding sequences:
- a CDS encoding ABC transporter permease; the encoded protein is MFLALRDLRVARGRFALIGAVVGMIAVLGVILSGLASGLADSGISALRALPVTHLAFDRSATGELFSRSTVTTDTARQWAGQPGVRKAEPLGQQLVHARLGGAGGKQLDLAVLGVRPGGFLAPSPLSGKPLGGSGDPNGVLVSEEIVKEGVRIGDHLTAGQAGTDLTVIGTVGRASFGHVGIVYAPLPLWQRLHYGLPGALPDAAAHQATAVALQLAPGADTTAIDHRLGTRTVDKAGTYAASPGYTAESSTMTLIRGFLYAISALVVGSFFTVWTIQRRHEIALLKAIGAATGYILRDALTQAAVVLLAATTAGTAVGLALGGAMNGSAPFSLQTDQVTLAAVLLIALGLAGAAVAIRRITKVQALSALGAER